One window of the Pseudomonas knackmussii B13 genome contains the following:
- a CDS encoding VOC family protein — protein sequence MRPTLTHLALHVPDLEASIAFYERFCGMRVIHQREGKGSRIVWMAEPGKEHQFIFVIMPGGESRHLASDDYSHFGFAVDSHEKVDAIAAEAERAGCLIWPPRQEPYPVGYYCGLRDPAGNYVEFSYGQPLGPGSEAMPIP from the coding sequence ATGCGCCCGACCCTGACCCATCTGGCCCTGCATGTTCCCGACCTCGAGGCCAGCATCGCCTTCTACGAACGCTTCTGCGGCATGCGCGTGATCCACCAGCGCGAAGGCAAGGGCTCGCGCATCGTGTGGATGGCCGAGCCGGGCAAGGAGCACCAGTTCATCTTCGTCATCATGCCCGGCGGCGAATCCCGCCACCTGGCCAGCGACGACTACAGCCACTTCGGCTTCGCCGTGGACAGCCACGAAAAGGTCGACGCCATCGCCGCCGAAGCCGAGCGCGCGGGATGCCTGATCTGGCCGCCGCGCCAGGAACCCTACCCGGTCGGCTATTACTGCGGACTTAGGGATCCTGCCGGTAATTACGTGGAGTTCAGCTACGGCCAGCCGCTGGGGCCGGGGTCGGAGGCGATGCCGATTCCGTAG
- the gorA gene encoding glutathione-disulfide reductase, with the protein MAFDFDLFVIGAGSGGVRAARFAAGFGARVAVAESRYLGGTCVNVGCVPKKLLVYGAHYHEDFEQASGFGWSLGEARFDWPTLIANKNREIHRLNGIYRNLLVNSGVSLLEGHARILDAHTVEVAGQRSTPANILIATGGWPQVPEIPGKEHAITSNEAFFLERLPKRVIVVGGGYIAVEFASIFQGLGAQTTLLYRRDLFLRGFDRGVREHLRDELTKKGMDLQFNADVARIDKQSDGSLLATLKDGRVFEADCVFYATGRRAMLDNLGLENVSVALDDNGFIRVDEAYRTSEPSIRAIGDVIGRVPLTPVALAEGMAVARHLFRPEEYRPLDYKLIPTAVFSLPNIGTVGLTEDEARAAGHKVKLFESRFRALKLTLTESQEKTLMKLVVDAETDKVLGCHMVGPEAGEILQGIAIALRAGATKRVFDETIGIHPTAAEEFVTMRSPVA; encoded by the coding sequence ATGGCTTTCGATTTCGATCTGTTCGTGATTGGCGCGGGTTCCGGCGGTGTGCGCGCCGCGCGCTTTGCCGCCGGTTTCGGCGCGCGCGTGGCGGTGGCCGAGAGCCGCTACCTGGGCGGCACCTGCGTTAACGTCGGCTGCGTGCCGAAGAAGCTGCTGGTGTACGGCGCGCACTATCATGAGGACTTCGAGCAGGCGAGCGGCTTCGGCTGGAGCCTGGGCGAGGCGCGCTTCGACTGGCCGACCCTGATCGCCAACAAGAACCGCGAGATCCACCGCCTCAACGGCATCTATCGCAACTTGCTGGTGAACAGCGGCGTGAGCCTGCTGGAAGGCCACGCGCGCATCCTCGACGCGCATACCGTGGAAGTCGCCGGCCAGCGCTCCACCCCCGCCAATATCCTCATCGCCACCGGCGGCTGGCCGCAGGTGCCGGAGATTCCCGGCAAGGAACACGCGATCACCTCCAACGAGGCCTTCTTCCTCGAGCGCCTGCCGAAGCGGGTGATCGTGGTCGGTGGCGGCTACATCGCCGTGGAATTCGCGTCGATCTTCCAGGGATTGGGTGCGCAGACCACGCTGCTCTACCGCCGCGACCTGTTCCTGCGTGGCTTCGACCGTGGCGTGCGCGAACACCTGCGTGACGAGCTGACGAAGAAGGGCATGGACCTGCAGTTCAACGCCGACGTCGCGCGCATCGACAAGCAATCCGACGGCAGCCTGCTGGCCACCCTCAAGGACGGCCGCGTGTTCGAAGCCGACTGCGTGTTCTACGCCACCGGCCGCCGCGCCATGCTCGACAACCTGGGGCTGGAGAACGTCTCGGTGGCGCTGGACGACAACGGCTTCATTCGCGTCGATGAGGCCTACCGCACCAGTGAGCCGTCGATCCGCGCCATCGGCGATGTCATCGGCCGCGTGCCGCTGACCCCTGTGGCCTTGGCCGAGGGCATGGCGGTGGCCCGGCATCTGTTCCGCCCCGAGGAATACCGCCCGCTGGACTACAAGCTGATCCCCACCGCGGTGTTCAGCCTGCCGAACATCGGCACCGTCGGCCTCACCGAGGACGAGGCGCGCGCCGCCGGGCACAAGGTGAAGCTGTTCGAAAGCCGCTTCCGCGCGCTCAAGCTGACCCTCACCGAGTCCCAGGAGAAGACCCTGATGAAGCTGGTGGTCGACGCCGAGACCGACAAGGTGCTGGGTTGCCACATGGTCGGCCCGGAAGCCGGCGAAATCCTCCAGGGCATCGCCATCGCGCTGCGCGCCGGGGCGACCAAGCGGGTGTTCGACGAAACCATCGGCATCCACCCGACGGCGGCCGAGGAGTTCGTCACCATGCGCTCGCCGGTGGCCTGA
- a CDS encoding endonuclease has product MKIRRHILTLLLLALPLAASAEPPRTFQEAKKIGWKLYARQSVEFYCGCHYKGNHVDLASCGYVPRKNQKRAERIEWEHIVPAWVIGHQRQCWQSGGRSNCSRHDPVYQRAEADLFNLVPSIGEVNGDRNNFSYGWLPKQPPQYGACPMVVDFKAKKAMPRPQIRGMIARTYFYMSERYGLKISSQDRQLFEAWNKQYPVETWEKQRNQMVGCVMGWGNPYVGKVDLNGCSASQLAGR; this is encoded by the coding sequence ATGAAAATTCGTCGCCACATTCTGACCCTGCTGCTTCTCGCCCTGCCACTGGCCGCCTCTGCGGAGCCCCCCCGCACCTTCCAGGAAGCCAAGAAGATCGGCTGGAAGCTCTATGCCCGGCAGTCGGTCGAGTTCTATTGCGGCTGTCACTACAAGGGCAACCACGTCGACCTGGCCAGTTGCGGCTACGTACCGCGCAAGAACCAGAAGCGCGCCGAACGCATCGAGTGGGAACACATAGTCCCCGCCTGGGTCATCGGCCACCAGCGCCAGTGCTGGCAGAGCGGCGGACGCAGCAACTGCTCGCGGCACGACCCGGTGTACCAGCGCGCCGAGGCCGACCTGTTCAACCTGGTGCCGAGCATCGGCGAGGTCAACGGCGACCGGAACAACTTCAGCTACGGCTGGCTGCCGAAGCAGCCGCCGCAGTACGGCGCCTGCCCGATGGTCGTCGACTTCAAGGCGAAGAAGGCCATGCCGCGCCCGCAGATCCGCGGGATGATCGCGCGCACCTACTTCTACATGAGCGAGCGCTACGGCCTGAAGATCTCCAGCCAGGACCGCCAGTTGTTCGAGGCCTGGAACAAGCAGTACCCGGTGGAAACCTGGGAGAAGCAGCGCAACCAGATGGTCGGCTGCGTCATGGGCTGGGGTAATCCCTACGTCGGCAAGGTGGATTTGAACGGCTGCAGCGCCTCCCAACTCGCCGGCCGCTAA
- a CDS encoding class II aldolase/adducin family protein has product MHPVQDEAALRRDLAAAYRLAAHFQWDDTIYTHFSVRLPGAEPRFLINPFGMMFEEIRASDLIVVDMHGKVIGDSPCNVAGFTIHSAVHMGRDDAHCVIHTHTLAGMAVAALDEGLLQLNQISAEFHGNLGYHDYEGIALDLGERERIVASLGQHPALILRHHGLLTVGATVADAFYTMFYLNRACEIQQAVLGMNPHPRLIPEALSAHAERQFAKAVGERQILWQAWLRKLERLDPSYKE; this is encoded by the coding sequence ATGCATCCCGTCCAAGACGAAGCCGCCCTGCGCCGCGACCTGGCCGCCGCCTACCGCCTGGCTGCCCACTTCCAGTGGGACGACACCATCTACACGCACTTCTCCGTGCGCCTGCCCGGCGCCGAGCCGCGCTTCCTGATCAACCCCTTCGGGATGATGTTCGAGGAAATCCGCGCCAGCGACCTGATCGTCGTCGATATGCACGGCAAGGTGATCGGCGACTCGCCCTGCAACGTCGCCGGTTTCACCATCCATAGCGCCGTGCACATGGGTCGCGACGACGCGCACTGCGTGATCCACACACACACCCTGGCTGGCATGGCGGTGGCCGCGCTGGACGAAGGCCTGCTGCAGCTCAACCAGATCAGCGCCGAATTCCACGGCAACCTCGGCTACCACGACTACGAAGGCATCGCCCTGGACCTGGGCGAACGCGAGCGCATCGTCGCCTCGCTCGGCCAGCACCCGGCGCTGATCCTGCGCCATCACGGCCTGCTGACAGTGGGCGCGACCGTCGCCGACGCCTTCTACACCATGTTCTACCTGAACCGCGCCTGCGAGATTCAGCAGGCGGTGCTGGGCATGAACCCGCACCCGCGGCTGATTCCCGAAGCGCTGAGCGCCCATGCCGAGCGTCAGTTCGCCAAGGCCGTGGGCGAACGCCAGATCCTCTGGCAGGCCTGGCTGCGCAAGCTGGAGCGGCTGGACCCGAGCTACAAGGAATGA
- the galU gene encoding UTP--glucose-1-phosphate uridylyltransferase GalU, producing MIKKCLFPAAGYGTRFLPATKAMPKEMLPIVNKPLIQYGVEEALEAGLSEIGIVTGRGKRSLEDHFDISYELETQIRNTDKEKYLVGIRRLIDECTFSYTRQIEMKGLGHAILTGRPLIGDEPFAVVLADDLCLNLEGDSVLKQMVKLYNQFRCSIVAIQEVPPEETNKYGVIAGEMIRDDIYRVNTMVEKPKPEEAPSNLAIIGRYILTPDIFDLIEQTEPGKGGEIQITDALMKQAQDGCVLAYKFKGKRFDCGSAEGYIEATNFCYENLYKTGKAW from the coding sequence ATGATCAAGAAATGTCTGTTCCCGGCTGCCGGTTACGGCACCCGCTTCCTCCCGGCCACCAAGGCCATGCCCAAGGAAATGCTGCCGATCGTCAACAAGCCGCTGATCCAGTACGGCGTTGAAGAGGCGCTGGAAGCCGGGCTGTCGGAGATCGGCATCGTTACCGGTCGCGGCAAGCGCTCCCTGGAAGACCACTTCGACATCAGCTACGAGCTGGAAACCCAGATTCGTAACACCGACAAGGAAAAATACCTGGTCGGTATCCGTCGCCTGATCGACGAATGCACCTTCTCCTACACCCGTCAGATCGAGATGAAGGGCCTGGGCCACGCCATCCTCACCGGCCGCCCGCTGATCGGCGACGAGCCCTTCGCCGTGGTCCTGGCGGACGACCTCTGCCTGAACCTGGAAGGCGACAGCGTCCTGAAGCAGATGGTCAAGCTGTACAACCAGTTCCGCTGCTCCATCGTGGCGATCCAGGAAGTGCCGCCGGAAGAGACCAACAAGTACGGCGTGATCGCCGGCGAGATGATCCGCGACGACATCTACCGCGTGAACACCATGGTCGAGAAGCCCAAGCCCGAAGAAGCCCCGTCGAACCTGGCGATCATCGGCCGCTACATCCTGACTCCGGACATTTTCGACCTGATCGAACAGACCGAGCCGGGCAAAGGCGGCGAGATCCAGATCACCGACGCCCTGATGAAGCAGGCCCAGGACGGTTGCGTGCTGGCCTACAAATTCAAGGGCAAGCGTTTCGACTGCGGTAGCGCCGAGGGTTACATCGAGGCGACCAACTTCTGCTACGAGAACCTCTACAAGACCGGCAAGGCTTGGTAA
- a CDS encoding DUF1993 domain-containing protein — protein sequence MSLSIYQISVPVFIRMLGNLSAILAKAEAHAQAKNIDPSVFLNARLAPDMFALTRQVQIACDAAKGCGARLAGVDIPSFADEEKSFADLQARIAKTVDFLKGLKPEQFEGAENRDITIKTPSRELHFKGLDFLLHFANANFYFHVTTTYAILRHNGVEVGKMDFLGAA from the coding sequence ATGTCCCTGTCGATCTACCAGATTTCCGTTCCCGTCTTCATCCGCATGCTCGGCAACCTCTCGGCCATCCTGGCCAAGGCCGAAGCCCATGCGCAGGCCAAGAACATCGATCCCAGCGTCTTCCTCAATGCCCGCCTGGCCCCGGACATGTTCGCCCTGACCCGTCAGGTGCAGATCGCCTGCGATGCCGCCAAGGGCTGCGGCGCCCGCCTGGCCGGCGTGGACATCCCCAGCTTCGCCGACGAGGAAAAGAGCTTCGCCGACCTGCAGGCACGCATCGCCAAGACCGTCGACTTCCTCAAGGGCCTGAAGCCCGAGCAGTTTGAAGGCGCGGAGAACCGCGACATCACCATCAAGACCCCGAGCCGCGAACTGCACTTCAAAGGCCTCGACTTCCTGCTGCACTTCGCCAACGCCAACTTCTACTTCCACGTCACCACCACCTACGCGATCCTCCGCCACAACGGCGTAGAGGTCGGCAAGATGGACTTCCTCGGCGCCGCCTGA
- a CDS encoding Lrp/AsnC family transcriptional regulator, which yields MPVELDAYDKRILALLQEEATLSTAEIAERIGLSQSPCWRRIQRLKEEGVIRRQVTLLDRKKIGLNAQIFAQVKLNTHGRNHLTEFAEAIREFPEVLECHVLMGSVDFMLRIVTEDIEAYERFFFERLSQVPGVQEINSIVALSEIKSTTSLPLPGR from the coding sequence ATGCCTGTCGAGTTGGATGCCTACGACAAACGCATTCTCGCCCTGCTGCAGGAAGAGGCGACCCTTTCCACCGCCGAGATCGCCGAACGCATCGGCCTGTCGCAATCGCCTTGCTGGCGTCGTATCCAGCGTCTGAAGGAAGAAGGTGTCATCCGCCGCCAGGTGACCCTGCTGGATCGCAAGAAGATCGGCCTGAATGCGCAAATCTTCGCCCAGGTGAAGCTGAACACCCACGGGCGCAACCACCTCACCGAGTTCGCCGAGGCGATCCGCGAGTTTCCCGAGGTGCTGGAGTGTCATGTGCTGATGGGGTCGGTGGACTTCATGCTGCGCATCGTCACCGAGGACATCGAGGCCTACGAGCGCTTCTTCTTCGAGCGGCTGTCGCAGGTGCCGGGCGTGCAGGAGATCAACTCGATTGTCGCGCTCTCGGAGATCAAGTCGACCACCAGCCTGCCGTTGCCGGGGCGCTGA